The following proteins are co-located in the Dromiciops gliroides isolate mDroGli1 chromosome 2, mDroGli1.pri, whole genome shotgun sequence genome:
- the TCIM gene encoding transcriptional and immune response regulator, with protein sequence MSTSLRVSPSVHGYHFDTAARKKAVGNIFENIDQESLQRLFKNSGDKKAEERAKIIFSIDQDLEEKTRALMALKKRTKDKLFQFLKLRKYSIKVH encoded by the coding sequence ATGTCCACTTCGCTGAGAGTGAGCCCATCCGTCCATGGGTACCACTTTGACACTGCCGCCCGAAAGAAAGCCGTGGGCAACATCTTTGAAAACATAGACCAGGAATCCCTCCAGAGGCTGTTCAAAAACTCTGGGGACAAGAAAGCCGAGGAGAGAGCCAAGATCATCTTCTCTATCGACCAAGATCTggaagaaaagaccagagctcTGATGGCCCTGaagaagaggaccaaagacaaGCTGTTTCAATTTCTGAAACTCCGGAAATATTCGATCAAAGTTCACTGA